ATCATAGGCAGGGTATTGAAAACCGGCGTTTCAGGTTGTTGGGATGTTTCAGATTGCCCATTATAGTGCTGGACACCGACGATAACTGCAAGTGAAACGCACGCCGCCACGCCCATTTGGGTAAGCTGCGCCGCCCACGGACGCACTTTTTTCCAGAACGGCATTTTCTGCCATTGCTGCGGAGCGGGTTGGGCCTCAGGGATTAATGGCGACACCTGACGTACTGGCTCGTTTTCAATAGCGGCCATCACGCGAGCGGATATATCGAAATGGAGAACGTCAGGCGTATCCCCCCGCATTGAATCGCGGATCAGGTGATAACTCTCCCAGGTTTTCTGCATTTCCGGGTCGTGCGTAAGCGCTTTGAGCAGCTCACTATCCAACGTTTCGCCATCCATCAAAGCGGAAAGTTTTTCTTTCTGCATGCCTAATACCTTTTCCAGTATCCCGCTATCGTCAACGCCTGATAAGCGGTTGAACTTTATTATCAATAGCTTCCCGCGCCCGGAAGATACGTGAACGCACCGTCCCCACCGGACAATCCATGATAGCCGCTATCTCTTCATAGCTCAGGCCATCCAGCTCCCGTAAGGTGATTGCCATACGTAAATCTTCCGGGAGGGACTCAATAGTTCGGAAAACTATCTGTC
This DNA window, taken from Salmonella enterica subsp. enterica serovar Typhimurium str. LT2, encodes the following:
- the rseA gene encoding anti sigma E (sigma 24) factor, negative regulator (similar to E. coli sigma-E factor, negative regulatory protein (AAC75625.1); Blastp hit to AAC75625.1 (216 aa), 91% identity in aa 1 - 216), producing the protein MQKEKLSALMDGETLDSELLKALTHDPEMQKTWESYHLIRDSMRGDTPDVLHFDISARVMAAIENEPVRQVSPLIPEAQPAPQQWQKMPFWKKVRPWAAQLTQMGVAACVSLAVIVGVQHYNGQSETSQQPETPVFNTLPMMGKASPVSLGVPSEAAPVGSQQQQVQEQRRRINAMLQDYELQRRLHSEQLQFEQAQTQQAAVQVPGIQTLGTQSQ